The Aedes aegypti strain LVP_AGWG chromosome 3, AaegL5.0 Primary Assembly, whole genome shotgun sequence genome contains a region encoding:
- the LOC5567199 gene encoding pickpocket protein 28 isoform X1 — MNPGKVKAALLRAKEIFLDFASKTSIHGVKYFGCPDRNWCEKFFWITVFALSVCSGALQIRKVYEKWDQTPVIVSFDEKFTPVWQIPFPAVTICPEAKTPISVMNFTREFHRFVEQSTKRNHQARDDALLAMMQLCDRTNIFTLISKTVTIPNKKSEESYASLIRLLNIPQTEMLEDCVFLSERFNCSELFSYTLTEEGVCLTFNILSANDMLRTNVLQKSDPYITEQSEAPYWSLEMGYSRQANITSYPRRTLGPGYSAGLSLFLRSDLTNHDYLCRGPIHGFKILLHSSSEFPQVSNKFIRIPMNHEVTVAVKPEKISTNDGLQSYSPERRQCFFNSERYLQFFRVYNQENCELECLTNFTLHRCGCVKFSMPRTSTTPECEINQFWCMWNAEIELLEMGPTGHKLEELNFRTRCNCLPACTSVQYDTEITQANFDWMRWARTMNVSARAVRGFSNRMEISRLGIYYKQSQFMTSKRSELYGLTDFLANCGGLLGLCMGMSLLSVVELFYFSCIRPFALWTQTSGSGPNENDPTVIDSKNGTVKGD; from the exons ATGAATCCGGGCAAGGTGAAGGCCGCGCTGCTACGGGCGAAGGAAATCTTCTTGGACTTTGCCTCGAAAACTTCGATCCACGGCGTCAAATACTTTGGCTGTCCGGATCGGAACTGGTGCGAGAAGTTCTTTTGGATTACGGTGTTTGCGCTTTCGGTGTGCAGTGGCGCTCTACAGATACGCAAGGTTTACGAAAAGTGGGACCAAACTCCGGTCATAGTGAGCTTCGATGAAAAGTTCACCCCAGTTTGGCAGATCCCGTTTCCGGCGGTCACCATCTGTCCGGAAGCAAAGACGCCGATTTCGGTTATGAACTTCACCAGGGAGTTTCATCGATTTGTGGAGCAATCAACGAAAAGGAATCATCAAGCAAG GGACGATGCTCTACTGGCAATGATGCAGCTCTGCGACCGAACCAACATTTTCACACTGATCTCCAAAACCGTGACTATTCCGAACAAAAAGAGCGAGGAAAGCTACGCCTCTTTGATCAGATTGTTGAACATTCCTCAAACGGAAATGTTGGAAGACTGCGTTTTTCTTAGCGAGAGATTCAACTGTTCAGAGCTGTTTTCCTATACGTTAACCGAGGAAGGAGTGTGTCTCACGTTTAATATCCTTTCAGCGAACGACATGCTACGCACGAATGTTCTCCAAAAAAGTGACCCGTACATTACCGAACAGTCGGAAGCACCCTACTGGTCCCTCGAGATGGGCTATTCCCGTCAAGCTAACATCACATCCTACCCCCGTCGAACTCTCGGACCAGGCTACTCTGCAGGTCTGTCCCTATTTCTGCGCTCGGACCTCACCAACCACGATTACCTCTGTAGAGGTCCCATCCACGGTTTCAAAATCTTGCTGCACTCTTCCAGTGAATTCCCGCAAGTATCGAACAAATTCATCCGGATTCCCATGAATCACGAAGTTACGGTTGCTGTCAAACCGGAGAAGATTTCCACCAACGATGGCCTGCAGAGTTACAGTCCGGAACGGCGGCAGTGCTTCTTCAACAGCGAACGGTATCTGCAGTTCTTCCGAGTGTACAATCAGGAAAACTGTGAACTGGAGTGCTTGACCAATTTCACGCTACATCGATGCGGTTGCGTGAAATTTTCGATGCCTCGAACGAGTACAACGCCCGAATGtgaaatcaatcaattttggTGCATGTGGAATGCGGAGATTGAGCTGCTCGAAATGGGACCCACGGGACATAAGCTGGAGGAGTTGAATTTCCGCACGCGGTGTAATTGCCTTCCGGCGTGTACTTCGGTGCAATACGATACGGAGATTACCCAGGCCAACTTCGACTGGATGAGATGGGCCCGTACAATGAACGTGTCGGCAAGGGCAGTTAGAGG TTTTTCTAACAGAATGGAGATCTCGCGTCTGGGGATCTACTACAAGCAGTCGCAGTTTATGACTTCGAAACGAAGTGAGCTGTACGGGCTGACAGATTTTTTGGCCAATTGCGGAGGACTGCTGGGGCTGTGTATGGGTATGAGCCTGCTCAGTGTGGTGGAATTGTTCTACTTCAGCTGCATTAGGCCGTTTGCTTTGTGGACGCAGACAAGTGGATCGGGTCCAAATGAAAACGATCCTACTGTGATTGATTCGAAGAATGGTACAGTCAAAGGTGATTGA
- the LOC5567199 gene encoding pickpocket protein 28 isoform X2: protein MNPGKVKAALLRAKEIFLDFASKTSIHGVKYFGCPDRNWCEKFFWITVFALSVCSGALQIRKVYEKWDQTPVIVSFDEKFTPVWQIPFPAVTICPEAKTPISVMNFTREFHRFVEQSTKRNHQARDDALLAMMQLCDRTNIFTLISKTVTIPNKKSEESYASLIRLLNIPQTEMLEDCVFLSERFNCSELFSYTLTEEGVCLTFNILSANDMLRTNVLQKSDPYITEQSEAPYWSLEMGYSRQANITSYPRRTLGPGYSAGLSLFLRSDLTNHDYLCRGPIHGFKILLHSSSEFPQVSNKFIRIPMNHEVTVAVKPEKISTNDGLQSYSPERRQCFFNSERYLQFFRVYNQENCELECLTNFTLHRCGCVKFSMPRTSTTPECEINQFWCMWNAEIELLEMGPTGHKLEELNFRTRCNCLPACTSVQYDTEITQANFDWMRWARTMNVSARAVRGMEISRLGIYYKQSQFMTSKRSELYGLTDFLANCGGLLGLCMGMSLLSVVELFYFSCIRPFALWTQTSGSGPNENDPTVIDSKNGTVKGD, encoded by the exons ATGAATCCGGGCAAGGTGAAGGCCGCGCTGCTACGGGCGAAGGAAATCTTCTTGGACTTTGCCTCGAAAACTTCGATCCACGGCGTCAAATACTTTGGCTGTCCGGATCGGAACTGGTGCGAGAAGTTCTTTTGGATTACGGTGTTTGCGCTTTCGGTGTGCAGTGGCGCTCTACAGATACGCAAGGTTTACGAAAAGTGGGACCAAACTCCGGTCATAGTGAGCTTCGATGAAAAGTTCACCCCAGTTTGGCAGATCCCGTTTCCGGCGGTCACCATCTGTCCGGAAGCAAAGACGCCGATTTCGGTTATGAACTTCACCAGGGAGTTTCATCGATTTGTGGAGCAATCAACGAAAAGGAATCATCAAGCAAG GGACGATGCTCTACTGGCAATGATGCAGCTCTGCGACCGAACCAACATTTTCACACTGATCTCCAAAACCGTGACTATTCCGAACAAAAAGAGCGAGGAAAGCTACGCCTCTTTGATCAGATTGTTGAACATTCCTCAAACGGAAATGTTGGAAGACTGCGTTTTTCTTAGCGAGAGATTCAACTGTTCAGAGCTGTTTTCCTATACGTTAACCGAGGAAGGAGTGTGTCTCACGTTTAATATCCTTTCAGCGAACGACATGCTACGCACGAATGTTCTCCAAAAAAGTGACCCGTACATTACCGAACAGTCGGAAGCACCCTACTGGTCCCTCGAGATGGGCTATTCCCGTCAAGCTAACATCACATCCTACCCCCGTCGAACTCTCGGACCAGGCTACTCTGCAGGTCTGTCCCTATTTCTGCGCTCGGACCTCACCAACCACGATTACCTCTGTAGAGGTCCCATCCACGGTTTCAAAATCTTGCTGCACTCTTCCAGTGAATTCCCGCAAGTATCGAACAAATTCATCCGGATTCCCATGAATCACGAAGTTACGGTTGCTGTCAAACCGGAGAAGATTTCCACCAACGATGGCCTGCAGAGTTACAGTCCGGAACGGCGGCAGTGCTTCTTCAACAGCGAACGGTATCTGCAGTTCTTCCGAGTGTACAATCAGGAAAACTGTGAACTGGAGTGCTTGACCAATTTCACGCTACATCGATGCGGTTGCGTGAAATTTTCGATGCCTCGAACGAGTACAACGCCCGAATGtgaaatcaatcaattttggTGCATGTGGAATGCGGAGATTGAGCTGCTCGAAATGGGACCCACGGGACATAAGCTGGAGGAGTTGAATTTCCGCACGCGGTGTAATTGCCTTCCGGCGTGTACTTCGGTGCAATACGATACGGAGATTACCCAGGCCAACTTCGACTGGATGAGATGGGCCCGTACAATGAACGTGTCGGCAAGGGCAGTTAGAGG AATGGAGATCTCGCGTCTGGGGATCTACTACAAGCAGTCGCAGTTTATGACTTCGAAACGAAGTGAGCTGTACGGGCTGACAGATTTTTTGGCCAATTGCGGAGGACTGCTGGGGCTGTGTATGGGTATGAGCCTGCTCAGTGTGGTGGAATTGTTCTACTTCAGCTGCATTAGGCCGTTTGCTTTGTGGACGCAGACAAGTGGATCGGGTCCAAATGAAAACGATCCTACTGTGATTGATTCGAAGAATGGTACAGTCAAAGGTGATTGA